The sequence below is a genomic window from Pleurocapsa sp. PCC 7327.
GCTGGGACGACCGAAATCGCTGGCACCAATGCTGATGACTCCGGTATTGGTTTCGACTCCTCGATAGAGCAGTTCTTTGCTTAGGGAGTCGGATGTCGATATGGGTAGGATGGTTGACTGTTTGAGACCTCCTAGAATTTCCTGTTTAAGAGCATCGAGTTTTTCTTTTTCTACGTCATAAAAGCGGCGAATTGATTGCAGGACTTGCAAAAAGCCAGGACGACCGTAGCGAGGTTCTAGAGGAAAGTAGGTTCCGCCGTAGAAGGGGACTAAATCTCCAGGTATGAGAAAGATGTTGAGGGGCCAGCCACCTTGCCCCGTCATCATCTGTAACGCCTGCATGTAAATGCTATCGATGTCGGGACGTTCTTCTCGGTCTACTTTGATGGGGAGGAAATTGGCGTTCATATATTCTGCGATCGCGCTATCCGAGAAGGCTTCCCTTTCCATTACCGTACACCAGTGACAGCTAGAGTAACCAATTGAGAGAAATATCGGTTTATCTTGCGCCTTGGCGGTTTCCAAGGCTTCTTCGCACCAAGGCCACCAGTCGATAGGATTGTCGGCGTGTTTGCGGAGGTAGAGGCTTTGAGCGGATGCAAGACGGTTAGACATGGTAACTGAGAATCGTCACTCTTTCTGTCAGTCTAACGTGGGAGAAGAGCGTAGGGAGGGGAATTTTTCTGGGCGATCGCATCTTTAAAATCCTACTTTTTTCATCTAGTCATGTCTGATGTTATTAATTGTTAGCCTTTTGAGTCTAAAATTAATCTATGTCGAAAATCTAGATTGCATTTTATCAAGCTTTGATTCTCGATTTTTTAGCATGAAACAATCTTTTTTTATTAAAAAATATCATATTTCCATCTTTTTTGTAAGTTTATTTTTTCTAATTTCTTGTCAAAGAAACCCAGAAAGCCAACGTCTTCAACCATTGGCTCAAAATCCTTACATTCAAGCTTACTTTAACCACAATCAAGCCAAAGGAGCCAACTATACCGATCCCTATCGCAACATTACTCGCCCTGGAGATAATTTAGAACAAATTATTATTGATGGGATTAACTCAGCGAACTCTAGTATTGATGTTGCCGTGCAAGAATTTCGCTTGCCGAAAATCGCTCAAGCACTGGCAGAACGATATCAAGCAGGAGTTAAAGTTAGAGTAATTTTAGAGAACATTTATAATCGTCCATTCAGCGAACTGACAGAAACAGAGATTAATCAACTTACCAAAAGAGAGCGCGATCGCTATAATGAATTTTTGGCTTTTACCGATAAAAATAAAGACGGAAAACTCAGTTCTCAGGAAGTTAATGAAGGCGATGCATTAATTATTATGCGCAATGCTAGTATTCCTATTATTGACGATACAGCAGATGGATCCGCTGGTAGCGGTTTAATGCACCACAAATTTACTATTATTGACGGTAATACTGTATTAGTAGGCTCAGCTAACTATACTATTAGCGATATTCATGGAGATTTTAGCTATCCAGAAACTAGGGGAAATGCTAATAATTTGCTAAAAATTAATAATCCTCAATTGGCACAAATTTTTACTGAAGAATTTAACCTGATGTGGGGGGATGGTCCTGGAAATCGATTAGATAGTAAATTCGGCATCAAAAAATCCATTCGAGAGTCAAAAAAAATTGCGATCGGTGACAGCAGGATTACAGTACACTTTTCTCCTGATTCATTAATGGTTCCTTGGAACTATACCAGTAATGGGTTAATTGGTAGCACGCTGAGAAAAGCTACTAATTCAATCGAATTAGCTTTATTTGTTTTTAGCGAACAAAAGTTAGCTGATATTCTTGAGACTTTACATCATCAAGACGTGAAAATAAAAGCATTGATCGAACCAGAATTTGCTTTTCGCAACTATAGTGAAAGTTTAGATATGCTGGGCGTTGCTTTGAGCGAAAAATGTCAATATGAAGAAAATAATCGTCCTTGGCGAGTTCCCCTCGCTACGGTAGGCATTCCTCAAATGCCTCAAGGCGATAAGCTCCATCACAAATTTGGTATTGTAGATAGAGATATTGTTATTACAGGATCTCACAATTGGTCGGCAGCCGCTAACTATTATAATGACGAGACTTTATTAGTTGTTGAAAGTTCTCAGGTTGCAGCTCATTTTATTAGAGAGTTTGAGCAGTTGTATAGTAAGGCAATTTTAGGAGTTCCCGCAACACTCCAACAAAAAATTAAAGCAGAAGCAAACAAATGTTCTTCAGCAAAAACCATTTTCTCTCCATCGAATACCAATGGATTAATAAATATAAATATTGCCAGCCCAGAAGAATTAGAAACACTACCAGGAATTGGAGCTAAATTAGCGCAACGTATTGTTGAAGCTCGTCAACAGCAACCATTTACTTCTCTAGAAGATTTAAAGAGAGTCTCAGGCATTAGTTCGAGTAAACTTAAAAAAATAGAAGGTAGAGTTACTTGGTAAAATACTCCTTTAGAGCGATTGAATGGTTTTTAAAAGATAGCTAAAAATAGAATTAGATCGGGGTAATTTTAAAATGGATATCGCTCGCTTATTTCTTTGGATAATTTGCGCTTCTTGCCTTATCTTCCTCATTCGCGCTGTTAGCGTTTCTTTTAGGAATAATCGTGGCTGGATTGTTGTTAGCAGTATAATTTTAGCGATCGCGCTCTTAATTTCGTCCTTCAATTCTAATTTAGCTGCTTTGATTGGCGGCATTCTATGGATAATTTTTTTATTGATTCCCAGTATTGGCTTTTCCCAGGTTAATCAATTGACTCATCAGCATCGCTACAGAGAAGCGCGTCAACTTGCTTCTTATTTGCGATGGTTGCATCCTGCCGATGGCTGGCAAGAGCGACCTAAGTTATTATTAGCATTGGAATTGGCTCAGCGAGGCGATCTTTGCGAAGTGATAACAATACTTAATAACTATCACAAAAACAATCCTAGCTCGATCCGCCATACTCAAGCTTTAATTTACTGGATGAAATCTGATTGGAAAAATTGTTTATTGTGGTTTCAGCAACAAATTCCCAAAAAAGTTTTACTAAATGAACCCAATCTTTTAATCTACTACCTAAGAACTTTAGGAGAAACGGGAGATTTAAATAGTCTGCTCAAATCTATAAAATTGTATAGAAAAAGCTTAGAAAAACTAGGTAGCGTACAGCGCGATTGCATTCGTATGTTTGCATTAGCATTTTGTGGACAAGTGACGCAAGTAAAGCAATTATTTAATGGGCCTTTAAATGGGGATTCAGAAAATATTAAAATATTTTGGCTAGCGACAGCACAGATGGTTGCTGGAAAAACAGAAGTTGCTCGCGAACAATTGTTGAGTCTTCGCATGAGTAATGATTTTATTCTAAGCAACGCAGTGGAATGGCGATTGGGTCATTCCCTTGCAGAACCAACACAAGTATTAGATTCTATTTCTAGAGACATAATCCATCAAATTGCTACGGAGATTGAACAGGAATCGAAATATAAACATATGACTAACTTTAGTTATAAAAAACTTTATATAACTTATGGATTAATTGCAATAAACTTTATCTTTTTTATGCTTGCAAACATTTTAGGAAGTAGCGAAAATGCAGAGACGTTAGATTATCTCGGCGCTTTAATTCCTGAAAAAGTATGGTTGGGAGAATGGTGGCGGTTGTTAAGTGCCAACTTTTTACATTTTGGTTGGCTACACCTAGCGATTAATATGCTAGGGCTTTATTTTTTAGGTCGATTTGTGGAAGTTTCTATAGACTACAGTCGATATCTAGCCGTTTATTTGATTAGTGGCGTTGTTTCGATGTTAGCTTTTTCTATCTTAACTATACAATTTGGAGACAAAGAACAACTTTTAGTCGGTGCATCGTCAGCAATTATGGGATTGGTTGGAGTTATTGTGGCAATGTTTCTACGAGATTGGTGGAAGGAAAAGTCTCGAATTGCTTCCAAGCGTCTATCTTTTGTTCTTTTAGTTGTTGCCATCCAGTTTTTATTTGATTTTACAACTCCAGAAATAAGCTTTTTAAGTCATATTTTAGGATTAGTTACAGGCTTCACTGTCGGTTCTATTTTCTTAATTAAGTAATTTATAAACTGGATTCGATATGAGATAATAGTCTATAGACTTATTTAGAAAATTGAGTTCGAGCAAGTGATCAAGAACGATATTTGGATTGCCAAAATGGCACAACAAGGAATGATAACTCCTTTTGAGCCTAAATTAATTCGTCGCTTTGAGAATTTACCAGTTATTTCTTATGGGTTGAGTAGCTATGGCTATGACATTAGACTCTCTCCCTCAGAGTTTCGGATTTTTAGACATATTCCCGGTACGGTTGTCGATCCAAAAAACTTTAATCCTGATAATTTAGAACCGACAAAGCTTCATACCGATGCTAACGGGAGCTACTTTATTTTACCTGCTCACTCCTATGGACTTGGAGTTGCATTAGAAAGATTAGATATTCCTGAAAATATTACAGTTCTTTGTATTGGGAAATCATCTTATGCTCGCGTCGGGTTAATTGCTAATCTCACGCCTGCTGAGGCAGGTTGGAGAGGACATTTAACTTTAGAATTTTCTAATTCTTCTAGTGCTGATTGCCGCATTTATGCCAATGAAGGGGTCGTGCAATTGATTTTCTTTGAGGGAGAACCTTGTTCTGTTAGTTACGAAACTCGTCAAGGTAAATATCAAGACCAACCCGAACAAGTTATATTTTCAAGGGTTTAACTTTTGATTTGCATTCGTAGTCGATCGCTATAAAGAATTAACAAATAATTTACTATTAATTTTGAACTTTTAACGGTCGATCTTGGGTATACACTAAGCTTTGAGGTGAAGATAGCGCTATCTCGGCTTTTTGTAATTCTGTTCCTAAATACATCGCGTGTTCGACTTGAAGACTGGGGCAATCGGCGGCGATTTGTTGATAAATAGAGCGTGCAGATTTGCCAGAGTAACAGTTAACAACTTCGCCAGAACCAGGAGTGAGATGTTCTACAATAATTTCTCGATCTTTAATATTAATAACAAAACTACCACTGGGATCGTCAAAATTTCTTGAGGAGCAAATTTTAGGATATTCAGTTTGAATGATGCGATCGGCATACTCCCAACAGTCATCATAAATATGAGCGCTTTGACTAACAGTAATTAGAGGTCCAATTTTTAAGCTATAGTCAGTTTTATGATTAATTTGTTCTTGAATATGTTGTTGTAATGCTCTTAATCCCATTGCATTAGCAACCCAAGCTGAAAACATATCATTACTACGAAAAGTAGCAGTTAAAGAGAGTTCGTCATCGACAATTCTCAACCAGATATGATTGAGACATGGCGGACTGTCGTTATTTTCATAATCTTGCACATCCCAGAGAGACATTACTGCTCTAGAAGAGTCTTTTTCTGTTGCTAATTTCTCAATAGCTTGCTCAATTTGATCTCGTCCAAACCACGATCGCAAACGCTGACCATAAGTATATTTAACACCTTCCCGAATAGGAGCATCATCTAACATTTGCGAACGATAATCTCCAATAAACTCTCGTTCGACAGGAAGATAATTAGGGTTTGGAAAATAAAGATCGGCAGGTTCTTTCGTGACAATTGCAACTAGATCGATTAACTCTTGCCATCGTCCATATTGAGAAGGTCGAATCGTTCCAGTCGTTTTAATTCGATGTAAAATCTTGACCCAAGTTTCTGCTATAGTTTCTCCTTCTATACGATGTCCGTATCTGTATCCGGGTAGAATAGCAGGATGAATTTCTACTTTCGGAAAATTATCTAAGGGATCTCCCCAAGGTTCGACTGGCGACCTGGAGGCATAGGATTTAACAAAATTAACAGCTTGAGCAATAGATTTTGCTTCTTCCCATTGTAAAGATTGACGTAATTTTTCTAATATTGAGTCAGGGATTTCGATATCAATGTAACCTCTTATTTTTGAATTAATGACCCAACATTCTCTTCCGGTATCGCTTTTGCCTTTTGTAAATCCCTGGCGAAAAAAGTCTAATAAACATTCACAACTCCCCGAATTTTTATCTTCTTTTGTTGCATTAAGAATCACTAAAAATCGTACATGAGGATTTTTTAGCAAATTCCGAATTAATGGGCTAATCCCCCTAGTCGCTGAATAAAGATTGCCTACAACAGCAAATTCTTCAGGGATTAAATGCTTTGTCACAGATTGTCTTACCGTCCATCCGGTAATCACTGCTGTTTGTCCATAACCACAAATTAACTGGTTAAATTGTTCACAAGGTATATAGTTAAATACTATAGAAGTTTGTTTTTCTACGATCATAACAATTTAATAAAAATTGCCAGTTTATTATTATAATATAAAAACTATTTTATAAAAAGTTAGTTGTCGAGCTTTAATTAATAACCGTAAATAATCTGCAAAGATCTGTCCTTATGTAGATCGATCCCAGTCTAACTTGTAATAAAAATTAACTTCAGGGTAGAATCGTCTGTTCCTAACCCACACAAAAACGACAACGATACTAGGAGAACGTTGTGTACGATCTTTTGCCAGCCAATTTAATCTTTGTCCCCATCCTGGCGCAGGCGTTCAAACCGATCCAAGATCCCGTCGCTATCTTTCTGGTATTTCTGACAATTATCCTCGTCGCCCCTCTCTTTTTTCAACGACTGCGAATGCCGGGGATTATCGGACTGATTTTGGCAGGAGTAGTCGTCGGTCCCTATGGTTTGGGCATTTTAGCGCGGGATAGCGCGATCGTGCTGTTGGGTACGGTTGGACTGCTGTTTCTGATGTTTTTAGGCGGACTGGAAACCAGTCTCGACGATCTCAAGCGCAATGCTGACAAAGCCATTATCTTTGGTTTAGCAACCTTTGCCATTCCCATGACTCTGGGCACCTTAGCCATGTTGTCTTTGGGATACAGCGTCCTGGCATCGGTGTTGGTTGCCTCTTGTTTTGCCTCGCACACCCTCCTTGCCTTACCCGTTCTTTCCAAGTTAGGTATCATGCGGACACAAGCAGTTACTGCCACCCTAGGAGGAACGTTGATTACTAACGTTCTCGCATTGCTAGTCCTGGCGATCGTGGTAAAAGCCCAACAGGGAAATTTAACGTTCCAATTCTGGCTATTTTTAATTCCCTCTTTGGCTATTTATACCTTTGCCACTCTCTGGGGCGTTCCTAAGTTGGGTCGCTGGTTTTTTCGACGATTCGGGCACGACGAAGCGGCAGAGTTCATCTTCGTGTTAGCAGCGTTGTTTGTCATCTCTTACCTGGCGGGTTTAATCGAGATCGAACCAATTGTCGGCGCATTCCTTGCCGGGGTCGCGATTTCCCAACTGATCCCACCCCTAAGTCCGCTCATGAACCGGATTCAATTTGTGGGAAATACCCTGTTTATCCCATTTTTTCTCATTTCTGTGGGAATGTTAGTCGATCCGCTCATTCTGGTCAAACAACCTCGCTCTCTGTTAGTGGCTGCCGTCATGATTGGCGCGGAATTTCTCAGCAAATTTCTAGCCGCTTGGGGATCTGGCAAAGTTTTCGGATGGCAATTTCCACCTGTAATGGTGATGTTTGGGCTTTCTGTGGCTCAAGCGGCTTCCACTCTAGCTGCCATTACCGTTGCTTTTAATATCAAGCTAGTTGACGAGCTAACCGTTAATGGTATTATCGCCATGATTCTGGTGAGTTGCGTTCTCTCTCCTTGGTTTGTCGCTCGCTGGGGAAGTCGAATTCAACCTGTTGCTGAGGGGGCAATTAAACTCGAAAAAGAAGCTTTGGGCAAGCGCATTTTAGTTCCCGTCGCCAACCCTAGTACGGAAGATAATCTACTGCAACTAGCAATCATTCTTGCCAAAAGGGCCAAGGGAACGCTTCTACCGTTACACGTCTTGTTAGATACAGGTGGCGCGATCGCAGATTCCGCTAAAACCAGACAAAAACAGCTACTCGAAGCGGCAGAAACAATTGCCCATGGGGCTGTAGTGAATGTTGAATCCATCGGTCGAATTGACGATTCGCTCGATCGCGGCATTCTCAGAACGGCGGCAGAACGCGATGCTAGCCTAACGATCTGCGGCTGGAAAGGCTACTCAACCTACACGGAGAATTTTTTTGGCAGCGTTATCGATAATGTGGTACGCATGGCAACCACACCCGTTTTGATTACTCGCTTAAGCGAACCTATCGAAAATACCCAGCGAGTCCTATTAGTCGCCAACGAGTT
It includes:
- a CDS encoding DUF655 domain-containing protein; the encoded protein is MKQSFFIKKYHISIFFVSLFFLISCQRNPESQRLQPLAQNPYIQAYFNHNQAKGANYTDPYRNITRPGDNLEQIIIDGINSANSSIDVAVQEFRLPKIAQALAERYQAGVKVRVILENIYNRPFSELTETEINQLTKRERDRYNEFLAFTDKNKDGKLSSQEVNEGDALIIMRNASIPIIDDTADGSAGSGLMHHKFTIIDGNTVLVGSANYTISDIHGDFSYPETRGNANNLLKINNPQLAQIFTEEFNLMWGDGPGNRLDSKFGIKKSIRESKKIAIGDSRITVHFSPDSLMVPWNYTSNGLIGSTLRKATNSIELALFVFSEQKLADILETLHHQDVKIKALIEPEFAFRNYSESLDMLGVALSEKCQYEENNRPWRVPLATVGIPQMPQGDKLHHKFGIVDRDIVITGSHNWSAAANYYNDETLLVVESSQVAAHFIREFEQLYSKAILGVPATLQQKIKAEANKCSSAKTIFSPSNTNGLININIASPEELETLPGIGAKLAQRIVEARQQQPFTSLEDLKRVSGISSSKLKKIEGRVTW
- a CDS encoding rhomboid family intramembrane serine protease, translating into MDIARLFLWIICASCLIFLIRAVSVSFRNNRGWIVVSSIILAIALLISSFNSNLAALIGGILWIIFLLIPSIGFSQVNQLTHQHRYREARQLASYLRWLHPADGWQERPKLLLALELAQRGDLCEVITILNNYHKNNPSSIRHTQALIYWMKSDWKNCLLWFQQQIPKKVLLNEPNLLIYYLRTLGETGDLNSLLKSIKLYRKSLEKLGSVQRDCIRMFALAFCGQVTQVKQLFNGPLNGDSENIKIFWLATAQMVAGKTEVAREQLLSLRMSNDFILSNAVEWRLGHSLAEPTQVLDSISRDIIHQIATEIEQESKYKHMTNFSYKKLYITYGLIAINFIFFMLANILGSSENAETLDYLGALIPEKVWLGEWWRLLSANFLHFGWLHLAINMLGLYFLGRFVEVSIDYSRYLAVYLISGVVSMLAFSILTIQFGDKEQLLVGASSAIMGLVGVIVAMFLRDWWKEKSRIASKRLSFVLLVVAIQFLFDFTTPEISFLSHILGLVTGFTVGSIFLIK
- the dcd gene encoding dCTP deaminase produces the protein MIKNDIWIAKMAQQGMITPFEPKLIRRFENLPVISYGLSSYGYDIRLSPSEFRIFRHIPGTVVDPKNFNPDNLEPTKLHTDANGSYFILPAHSYGLGVALERLDIPENITVLCIGKSSYARVGLIANLTPAEAGWRGHLTLEFSNSSSADCRIYANEGVVQLIFFEGEPCSVSYETRQGKYQDQPEQVIFSRV
- a CDS encoding thymidylate synthase; amino-acid sequence: MIVEKQTSIVFNYIPCEQFNQLICGYGQTAVITGWTVRQSVTKHLIPEEFAVVGNLYSATRGISPLIRNLLKNPHVRFLVILNATKEDKNSGSCECLLDFFRQGFTKGKSDTGRECWVINSKIRGYIDIEIPDSILEKLRQSLQWEEAKSIAQAVNFVKSYASRSPVEPWGDPLDNFPKVEIHPAILPGYRYGHRIEGETIAETWVKILHRIKTTGTIRPSQYGRWQELIDLVAIVTKEPADLYFPNPNYLPVEREFIGDYRSQMLDDAPIREGVKYTYGQRLRSWFGRDQIEQAIEKLATEKDSSRAVMSLWDVQDYENNDSPPCLNHIWLRIVDDELSLTATFRSNDMFSAWVANAMGLRALQQHIQEQINHKTDYSLKIGPLITVSQSAHIYDDCWEYADRIIQTEYPKICSSRNFDDPSGSFVINIKDREIIVEHLTPGSGEVVNCYSGKSARSIYQQIAADCPSLQVEHAMYLGTELQKAEIALSSPQSLVYTQDRPLKVQN
- a CDS encoding cation:proton antiporter, with the protein product MYDLLPANLIFVPILAQAFKPIQDPVAIFLVFLTIILVAPLFFQRLRMPGIIGLILAGVVVGPYGLGILARDSAIVLLGTVGLLFLMFLGGLETSLDDLKRNADKAIIFGLATFAIPMTLGTLAMLSLGYSVLASVLVASCFASHTLLALPVLSKLGIMRTQAVTATLGGTLITNVLALLVLAIVVKAQQGNLTFQFWLFLIPSLAIYTFATLWGVPKLGRWFFRRFGHDEAAEFIFVLAALFVISYLAGLIEIEPIVGAFLAGVAISQLIPPLSPLMNRIQFVGNTLFIPFFLISVGMLVDPLILVKQPRSLLVAAVMIGAEFLSKFLAAWGSGKVFGWQFPPVMVMFGLSVAQAASTLAAITVAFNIKLVDELTVNGIIAMILVSCVLSPWFVARWGSRIQPVAEGAIKLEKEALGKRILVPVANPSTEDNLLQLAIILAKRAKGTLLPLHVLLDTGGAIADSAKTRQKQLLEAAETIAHGAVVNVESIGRIDDSLDRGILRTAAERDASLTICGWKGYSTYTENFFGSVIDNVVRMATTPVLITRLSEPIENTQRVLLVANELMSNSAIFRQTLTLARTLAEELKAKLQVVLMHHRAGLPQLKLNEKIPVQRVRGDLVDTVSQVLKANDLLVFIASTHGIGQPALGRESEAIARSHGKTSMIIVHFPTSGK